One window from the genome of Rhodopirellula halodulae encodes:
- a CDS encoding PstS family phosphate ABC transporter substrate-binding protein, which yields MKFTSFALTCAIALVAVSTGCDKSSTTTDGGADSAAPVAESTLVGTIKIDGSSTVQPISNAIREGFIQEHPNVDINVSGNGTGNGFKSFYDKGTDISDASRPIKAGEFEKCKENGVEFVELPVAYDGLTIVVNPQNDWVKELTVDQLKSMFVGDDAVKNWSDVDPSWPEEAIQIYAPGTGSGTYDYFHEVLAKKSGKELRGDMNLNEDDNILVKGVADNKFSIGFFGVAYYAENKDKLRAVPIVNPKDETAYEPTTENIASNKYAPFSRPLFIYVNTESLNRAEVQTFVQYFLANTPEVSEKVGYVRLPESVMAKAQSNLDAVSVGTHFVDESGEGRSGALTDLYKDENLVK from the coding sequence ATGAAGTTCACCTCCTTTGCCTTGACCTGTGCGATCGCATTGGTCGCCGTGTCCACCGGATGCGACAAATCCTCAACCACGACCGACGGTGGAGCTGATTCTGCAGCACCCGTCGCTGAATCAACCTTGGTCGGTACGATCAAGATCGACGGCAGCAGCACCGTTCAGCCAATTAGCAACGCCATCCGCGAAGGCTTCATCCAAGAACACCCCAACGTTGATATCAACGTCAGCGGCAACGGAACCGGAAACGGGTTCAAGAGCTTCTACGACAAGGGCACCGACATCTCCGACGCTTCGCGTCCAATCAAAGCGGGCGAATTCGAAAAGTGCAAAGAGAACGGCGTTGAGTTCGTCGAATTGCCAGTCGCTTATGACGGTTTGACGATTGTGGTGAACCCGCAAAACGACTGGGTCAAAGAACTGACCGTTGACCAACTGAAGTCCATGTTCGTCGGCGACGACGCCGTGAAGAACTGGAGTGACGTGGATCCAAGCTGGCCAGAAGAAGCCATTCAAATCTACGCTCCTGGTACCGGATCGGGAACCTATGACTACTTCCATGAAGTGTTGGCGAAGAAGTCCGGCAAAGAACTTCGTGGCGACATGAACCTGAACGAAGACGACAACATTCTGGTCAAAGGTGTTGCGGACAACAAATTCTCGATCGGTTTCTTCGGCGTGGCTTACTACGCTGAGAACAAAGACAAGCTGCGTGCGGTTCCTATCGTGAACCCCAAAGACGAAACCGCTTACGAGCCAACGACCGAAAACATCGCTTCGAACAAGTACGCTCCTTTCAGCCGTCCCTTGTTCATCTACGTGAATACCGAGTCGTTGAACCGTGCCGAAGTTCAAACCTTCGTTCAGTACTTCTTGGCCAACACGCCTGAAGTCAGCGAAAAAGTGGGCTATGTTCGTTTGCCAGAAAGCGTGATGGCCAAAGCTCAATCGAACTTGGACGCCGTCAGCGTTGGAACCCACTTCGTCGACGAATCGGGCGAAGGACGCAGCGGTGCTCTGACGGACCTTTACAAAGACGAAAATCTCGTCAAGTAA
- the pstB gene encoding phosphate ABC transporter ATP-binding protein PstB encodes MSEATRSAAPETATKPAEAPEEICIRIADFNAWYGSFQAIHNLSLEVPRNKVTAFIGPSGCGKSTLLRWINRMNDIVPSANSRGTLMIDDLDVLAQSTDVVNLRRRVGMVFQKPNPFPKSIYENVAFGPRLHLHTSRRELDELVEWSLQKAAVWDEVKDRLHAPALGLSGGQQQRLCIARAIAVGPEVLLMDEPCSALDPASTLAIEDLIYELREQYTIVMVTHNMQQASRCSDQTAFFFEGKLIESGPTQDVFTKPKEKRTDDYVRGRFG; translated from the coding sequence ATGTCTGAAGCTACGCGATCGGCGGCACCCGAAACGGCAACCAAACCAGCGGAGGCACCGGAAGAAATCTGCATCCGGATTGCTGACTTCAACGCTTGGTACGGCTCCTTTCAGGCGATCCACAATCTGTCGCTGGAAGTTCCGCGGAACAAAGTCACCGCGTTCATTGGTCCCAGTGGTTGCGGGAAAAGCACGCTGCTGCGGTGGATCAACCGGATGAATGACATTGTTCCGTCGGCGAACAGTCGCGGCACTTTGATGATCGATGATCTGGACGTGTTGGCTCAGTCGACCGATGTGGTGAACCTTCGTCGCCGCGTTGGGATGGTGTTTCAAAAACCCAACCCGTTTCCAAAGTCGATCTACGAGAACGTTGCGTTCGGCCCACGCTTGCACCTGCACACCTCTCGCCGAGAGTTGGACGAGTTGGTGGAATGGTCGCTGCAGAAGGCCGCCGTGTGGGATGAAGTCAAAGACCGGCTTCATGCACCAGCGTTGGGACTGTCGGGTGGTCAGCAACAGCGATTGTGCATCGCACGTGCCATCGCGGTTGGTCCAGAGGTCCTGTTGATGGATGAGCCTTGTAGTGCTTTGGATCCCGCCAGCACATTGGCGATCGAGGATTTGATTTACGAGCTGCGTGAGCAGTACACCATCGTGATGGTGACGCACAACATGCAGCAAGCCAGCCGTTGTAGTGATCAGACGGCTTTCTTCTTCGAAGGAAAGTTGATCGAATCTGGTCCGACGCAGGATGTCTTTACGAAGCCGAAAGAAAAACGAACCGACGATTACGTTCGCGGTCGTTTCGGTTGA
- the pstC gene encoding phosphate ABC transporter permease subunit PstC has protein sequence MNRPTALVNKKFRSTGIGVVQEKAMVVLLAVCALMTIGITLGIIVMLISESWSFFQSKYVSLGSFLTGTEWTALQSKDIEKAQFGIWPLLSGTLRVTMIAMLIALPCGLVTAIYLSEFASNRVRAILKPTLEVIAGIPTVVLGYFAVLVVSPSLQFLSGGGFDTFNATSAGIAVGILCLPMVCSLSEDALHAVPRALREGAYGLGCTPFETSIKVVVPAALSGIISAFLLAFSRAIGETMVVALAAGTRATFTADPRQQSQTMTGFIVEMIKSENEYGTVQYFSLYAVAVTLFVITFGMTLVGQLIRRRYQEVYS, from the coding sequence TTGAATCGTCCAACAGCCCTCGTCAATAAGAAGTTTCGCTCCACGGGCATTGGTGTGGTGCAAGAGAAAGCCATGGTGGTTTTGCTTGCGGTCTGCGCCTTGATGACCATTGGAATCACGCTGGGCATCATCGTGATGTTGATCAGCGAAAGTTGGAGCTTCTTCCAGAGCAAGTACGTATCGCTAGGCAGTTTTCTGACCGGTACTGAATGGACGGCTCTGCAAAGCAAAGACATCGAGAAAGCACAATTCGGGATCTGGCCACTGCTGTCCGGAACTTTGCGGGTGACCATGATTGCGATGCTGATTGCATTGCCATGTGGTCTGGTCACCGCGATCTATCTGTCGGAATTCGCATCCAATCGTGTTCGAGCAATCTTGAAGCCAACTCTTGAGGTCATTGCGGGAATACCGACGGTGGTCTTGGGGTACTTTGCGGTGTTGGTCGTCAGTCCCTCACTGCAATTTCTCTCCGGCGGTGGATTTGACACGTTCAACGCGACCAGTGCCGGAATCGCGGTCGGCATCCTCTGTTTACCGATGGTTTGCAGTTTGTCAGAAGATGCATTGCACGCTGTTCCGCGAGCCCTCCGTGAGGGTGCCTACGGGCTTGGCTGCACTCCATTTGAAACTTCGATCAAAGTGGTTGTTCCTGCCGCACTGTCGGGAATCATCTCCGCATTCTTGCTGGCGTTCAGCCGAGCGATTGGCGAGACGATGGTGGTCGCGTTGGCAGCGGGAACGCGAGCAACCTTCACCGCGGATCCACGTCAACAATCACAGACGATGACCGGGTTCATCGTTGAGATGATCAAGAGCGAAAACGAATACGGGACGGTCCAGTATTTCAGTCTGTACGCCGTTGCGGTCACGCTGTTTGTGATCACCTTCGGGATGACCTTGGTTGGGCAATTGATTCGTCGTCGCTACCAAGAAGTTTATTCCTGA
- a CDS encoding PstA family ABC transporter permease — MATVSSTPVDGGNSPHGTGFAAGEYSVTTDNSKRRKLYSRLFYLLCVFISALSVVVLGVLLVSIGWQGHSRLTSDLLQNSHSELNPDSAGMWPSIVGSIFICGICALSALPLGVGTAIFLEEFKPTSKPLKMLHSFIQLNISNLAGVPSIVYGLLGLSLFVFMFNVFGRIQVNESSGTELFGVSHYYQVLSLAGGGHTVLIPQDDESQATISVDAPIQAVDRDGKKFELAIWDPKSGTPKPSDPEVRQRTVRKGQVGGAYSETEWYYLRLPFGKSFLAAGLTLSLVILPIVIIASQEALRGVPPSLREASFGLGATKWQTVRNVSLPAALPGIMTGAILAMGRAIGEAAPILVVLGAAVAKNSGPQNLMDNVVTMPVLIFNWAGRQQAAYQELAAAAIIVLLAVLLLMNSVAIYLRQKMRVG; from the coding sequence ATGGCGACTGTTTCAAGCACACCGGTCGACGGCGGGAACTCACCTCACGGGACTGGGTTTGCCGCGGGCGAGTATTCGGTCACGACCGACAACTCGAAACGACGCAAGCTTTATAGCCGGTTGTTCTATTTGCTTTGCGTTTTCATTTCGGCACTCAGTGTCGTGGTGCTGGGTGTGTTGTTGGTTTCGATTGGATGGCAGGGACATTCTCGCCTGACGTCGGATCTGCTGCAGAATTCTCACAGCGAGTTGAATCCGGATTCCGCCGGCATGTGGCCGTCCATTGTCGGTTCGATCTTCATTTGCGGGATCTGTGCCCTGTCGGCTCTGCCACTGGGCGTCGGCACGGCGATTTTCTTGGAGGAGTTCAAGCCGACCAGCAAGCCGCTGAAGATGCTTCATAGCTTCATCCAGCTCAATATTTCCAACTTGGCTGGCGTTCCTTCGATCGTTTACGGGCTTCTTGGGTTGAGCCTGTTTGTGTTCATGTTCAATGTCTTCGGCCGGATCCAAGTCAACGAATCCAGCGGGACCGAGCTTTTTGGAGTCAGTCACTACTACCAAGTTCTTTCGTTGGCCGGTGGTGGTCACACTGTCCTGATTCCACAAGACGACGAATCGCAAGCCACCATCAGCGTCGACGCACCGATACAAGCCGTCGATCGCGATGGAAAGAAATTCGAATTGGCGATCTGGGATCCCAAGTCCGGCACGCCCAAACCATCTGATCCCGAAGTGCGACAGCGTACGGTTCGCAAAGGGCAGGTCGGCGGGGCCTATTCCGAAACTGAGTGGTACTACCTGCGGCTCCCCTTCGGAAAGAGTTTCCTCGCCGCAGGGTTGACCCTTTCTCTCGTCATCCTGCCAATCGTCATCATCGCGTCTCAAGAAGCTCTTCGTGGTGTGCCACCCAGCCTGCGGGAAGCCTCTTTCGGCTTGGGGGCGACCAAATGGCAGACCGTTCGAAACGTTTCGCTTCCCGCCGCGTTGCCGGGTATCATGACCGGGGCCATTTTGGCGATGGGGCGTGCGATTGGCGAAGCTGCACCGATCTTGGTGGTTTTGGGGGCTGCGGTGGCAAAGAACAGCGGTCCGCAAAACTTGATGGATAATGTGGTTACGATGCCGGTGTTGATTTTTAACTGGGCCGGTCGTCAGCAGGCAGCCTATCAAGAACTCGCCGCAGCGGCGATTATTGTGTTGCTTGCCGTGTTGTTGCTGATGAATTCAGTGGCGATTTATCTCCGACAGAAAATGCGAGTGGGTTAA
- the phoU gene encoding phosphate signaling complex protein PhoU — MSKHLNRAVLDLRSDLVEQFGVVEQMIELSVRSLVERRPDFAVQVIETDTKVDEKDVRIEEECLKLLALYQPVAIDLRWMVSAVKLNGELERMADLACNIAERSKALDLFPLFSVPSDINQMVTIVLEMVRAALDSFIEQDAEMARDVIARDDEVDRLNVDLIDELQEMMKSETDWVEPAVHCFSATRHLERIADLATNVAEETIYMVSGDIIRHKHHLEERQAR, encoded by the coding sequence ATGAGTAAACACCTCAACCGAGCCGTTCTTGATCTCCGCAGCGACCTGGTGGAGCAGTTCGGCGTTGTGGAACAGATGATCGAGCTTTCGGTTCGTTCGCTGGTCGAGCGTCGTCCTGATTTCGCCGTGCAGGTGATTGAGACCGATACAAAGGTCGATGAAAAAGATGTCCGCATCGAAGAAGAGTGCCTGAAGCTCTTGGCACTCTATCAACCGGTCGCAATTGATCTGCGATGGATGGTGTCTGCCGTGAAGCTCAATGGCGAGCTGGAGCGGATGGCCGACTTGGCTTGCAATATCGCGGAGCGAAGTAAGGCACTGGACCTGTTCCCCCTGTTCAGCGTGCCCAGCGATATCAATCAGATGGTAACCATTGTGTTGGAGATGGTTCGTGCGGCGTTGGATTCTTTCATCGAACAAGACGCCGAGATGGCTCGCGATGTCATCGCACGGGACGATGAGGTTGACCGTTTGAACGTCGACTTGATTGACGAGCTGCAGGAGATGATGAAGTCAGAGACTGATTGGGTCGAGCCCGCCGTTCACTGCTTCAGCGCGACGCGTCACCTGGAGCGAATTGCAGACTTGGCCACCAACGTTGCCGAAGAAACCATCTACATGGTCAGTGGCGACATCATTCGTCACAAGCATCATTTGGAAGAACGGCAGGCTCGCTGA